A single genomic interval of Cetobacterium sp. ZOR0034 harbors:
- a CDS encoding MBL fold metallo-hydrolase, with the protein MKTIFLGTGSASGIPDPFCSCDYCKKIRELGGKNLRKRSSFLLDDKILLDFSPDIRTQIIENKIDFNKIKGIVLSHTHNDHLDIQELIKIKDSVHVFINEISYEWLNSEIKKGIKPKHQAKLIERTQHLNITPMKNFIPFEFEGFEFTPIEARHTGLNAGELGMNFIIKDKYNSTRLHASDTGVYSEKTFNFIKNYRFDSIVIECTFLDCNKNNVDHLDLKTLKEVLTKLEEFKSINSKTPIIVTHFGHDPMKTHKEIEELVKKLPFNISVAYDSMEYVSPIYNENDDAL; encoded by the coding sequence ATGAAAACTATATTTTTAGGAACTGGATCTGCTAGTGGAATTCCTGATCCATTTTGTTCTTGTGACTATTGTAAAAAAATTAGAGAGTTAGGAGGAAAAAATCTGAGAAAAAGATCATCGTTTTTATTAGATGATAAAATTTTGCTAGATTTCTCACCTGATATTAGAACTCAAATTATCGAAAATAAAATAGATTTTAACAAGATCAAAGGAATCGTTTTATCTCATACTCATAACGATCACTTAGATATCCAAGAGTTAATAAAAATAAAAGATTCTGTTCATGTCTTTATTAATGAAATCTCTTATGAATGGCTTAATTCCGAAATAAAAAAAGGTATTAAACCTAAGCATCAAGCAAAATTAATTGAAAGAACACAACACTTAAATATCACTCCTATGAAAAATTTTATACCCTTCGAATTTGAAGGATTTGAGTTTACTCCAATAGAAGCTAGACATACGGGGCTTAACGCGGGAGAGCTAGGTATGAACTTTATAATTAAAGATAAGTACAATTCTACAAGACTGCATGCCTCAGATACTGGCGTTTATTCTGAAAAAACATTTAATTTTATAAAAAATTATAGATTTGATAGCATTGTCATAGAGTGTACTTTCTTAGATTGTAACAAAAATAATGTTGATCATTTAGATTTAAAAACCTTAAAAGAAGTTTTAACAAAACTTGAAGAGTTTAAATCTATCAACTCTAAAACTCCTATAATTGTAACGCATTTTGGACATGATCCTATGAAAACCCATAAAGAGATTGAAGAGTTAGTTAAAAAACTACCTTTTAATATCTCTGTCGCCTACGATTCTATGGAGTATGTGAGCCCAATATACAATGAAAATGATGATGCACTATGA
- a CDS encoding ABC transporter permease has protein sequence MNKNYFGKIKIKDHKNDRFLNRIMLSIMILFVFSFFKLNLDFYRFSRGMTRLGSILAEFGRPDLTVFKFVLIAVWESFEIAFIATLVGMIFSLPLAFLAAANTTPWKPLAVGIKAYLSFIRAVPSLIWAVIFVSSIGLGPFSGILGLSVHTVSYLTKAYLQSIEDLGEESILAIRSTGASWFNIMKAAVVPNIKRVVTGWTALRFESNMAQSSVIGVVGAGGIGYIVSKFIKAYDFNAAGTALITLITISVFVEVSGALLKNYTERG, from the coding sequence ATGAATAAAAACTACTTTGGAAAAATTAAAATTAAAGATCATAAGAATGATAGATTTTTAAATAGAATAATGTTAAGTATCATGATTTTATTTGTATTTTCATTCTTTAAATTAAATTTAGATTTTTATAGATTCTCTAGAGGAATGACAAGACTTGGAAGTATTTTAGCTGAATTTGGAAGACCTGATTTAACTGTTTTCAAGTTTGTTTTAATAGCTGTTTGGGAATCGTTTGAAATCGCATTTATCGCTACTCTAGTTGGAATGATCTTTTCACTTCCACTTGCTTTCTTAGCTGCAGCAAATACAACTCCTTGGAAACCATTAGCAGTAGGAATAAAAGCTTACTTATCATTCATAAGAGCTGTTCCATCTCTAATTTGGGCAGTTATATTTGTTTCTTCAATCGGACTTGGACCTTTCTCTGGAATTTTAGGTTTATCCGTTCACACTGTTTCTTATTTAACAAAGGCCTATTTACAGTCTATCGAGGATTTAGGAGAAGAAAGTATTCTAGCTATAAGATCTACTGGAGCTTCTTGGTTTAATATTATGAAAGCTGCAGTAGTTCCTAATATAAAAAGAGTTGTAACTGGATGGACAGCTTTAAGATTTGAATCTAATATGGCTCAATCGTCTGTAATCGGAGTTGTTGGAGCTGGTGGAATCGGATATATCGTTTCTAAATTTATTAAGGCATATGACTTTAACGCTGCTGGAACAGCTCTTATAACATTAATAACAATATCGGTGTTCGTTGAAGTTTCTGGAGCACTTTTAAAAAATTATACAGAAAGAGGTTAA
- a CDS encoding CehA/McbA family metallohydrolase: MILNGIFTEKECEVLTFNLNLRNLKKNIILFLKNCPDEHFPVTLKDPNGQIRILTTFKAKEKIFYSGKNFEDSSNCAIPGELTDGIWKLEITKPYMFKGMFVLEILKDVDMNKSSAFMDISRFNYENQFSKEKKWYKGELHAHTKFSDGLLELKTLPKGIEDLNLDFIFLTDHNVISTKTPLSISPIIPSTELTLMENGHFNFLGLKTLPDYPAFLKGKKVGPELLKTIFEWVKKQNALVVMNHPLNATMGVNYNIDLTSFDLIEVLNSPYNNQKTQFNIDALKAFDGLLMSGYKIFAVGGSDSHTDFVDKNSSFLGKPLNYVHMNGFTVNNLLQSLKVGKNYISTIGELNLCLHEISTQNNKKEIFFGETLNSNLIECNLSAKENITWKIIINGQIHSEIEGDKINLEINLPQNSYFRIEGYKDNSIAIITNPIFFGNIAKTNKEWLDIRK, encoded by the coding sequence ATGATTTTAAATGGTATATTCACAGAAAAAGAGTGTGAAGTTTTAACATTTAACCTTAATTTAAGAAATCTTAAAAAAAATATAATTTTATTTTTAAAAAATTGTCCGGATGAACACTTCCCTGTGACTTTAAAAGATCCTAATGGTCAAATTAGAATTTTAACAACATTTAAAGCTAAAGAAAAAATTTTCTATAGTGGTAAAAACTTTGAAGATAGTTCTAATTGTGCTATTCCTGGAGAACTTACAGATGGAATATGGAAGCTTGAAATAACTAAACCTTATATGTTTAAAGGGATGTTTGTACTAGAAATTCTAAAGGATGTTGATATGAATAAATCTTCAGCTTTTATGGATATATCTAGATTTAATTATGAGAATCAATTTTCGAAAGAAAAAAAATGGTATAAAGGAGAGCTTCATGCTCATACGAAATTCTCTGATGGATTACTCGAGCTAAAAACTCTACCAAAAGGTATTGAAGATTTAAATTTAGATTTTATATTTTTAACTGACCACAATGTTATTTCTACTAAAACCCCATTAAGTATTTCACCAATCATTCCATCAACTGAACTTACTTTAATGGAAAATGGACATTTCAATTTCTTAGGATTAAAAACTCTGCCTGATTATCCTGCTTTCTTAAAGGGAAAAAAAGTTGGACCTGAACTTTTAAAAACTATATTTGAATGGGTTAAAAAGCAAAATGCTCTTGTAGTTATGAATCATCCTTTAAATGCTACTATGGGAGTTAATTACAACATCGATCTAACTAGTTTTGACTTAATTGAAGTTTTAAACTCTCCTTATAATAATCAAAAAACTCAGTTTAATATTGATGCTTTAAAAGCTTTTGATGGTCTGTTAATGAGTGGGTATAAAATATTTGCTGTTGGTGGAAGTGATTCTCATACTGATTTCGTTGACAAAAATTCAAGCTTCTTAGGAAAACCATTAAACTATGTACATATGAATGGATTTACTGTGAACAATCTACTTCAAAGTTTAAAAGTTGGAAAAAATTATATATCTACTATTGGTGAATTGAATCTTTGCTTACATGAAATATCTACTCAGAATAATAAAAAAGAGATTTTCTTTGGCGAAACTTTAAATAGCAATCTTATCGAATGTAATCTTTCTGCCAAAGAAAATATTACTTGGAAAATAATTATCAATGGTCAAATTCACTCTGAAATTGAAGGAGACAAAATTAATCTCGAGATTAATCTTCCTCAAAACAGTTATTTTAGAATAGAAGGGTATAAAGATAATAGTATAGCTATAATTACAAATCCGATATTCTTTGGAAATATTGCGAAAACTAATAAAGAATGGCTAGATATCAGAAAATAA
- a CDS encoding DUF1499 domain-containing protein: MKKNLIIIFTCYFSILLGEGSDKTMLKDCPNKPNCVSSESKDSKHYIEPISINNKNEDIKENLIKVIQKFEGKILENNQNFLKVAFYSKFFGFEDIADFEIEPDKNIINIRSAAQTGWYDFGVNRKRLEKIREALK; the protein is encoded by the coding sequence ATGAAAAAGAATCTCATTATAATTTTTACTTGTTATTTTTCAATTTTACTGGGGGAAGGAAGTGATAAAACCATGTTAAAAGATTGTCCTAATAAACCTAACTGTGTTTCTAGTGAATCTAAAGACTCAAAACATTATATTGAGCCTATATCTATAAATAATAAAAATGAAGACATCAAAGAAAATCTTATCAAAGTAATTCAAAAATTTGAGGGAAAAATTTTAGAAAATAACCAAAATTTTTTAAAAGTAGCTTTTTATAGCAAATTTTTCGGATTTGAAGACATCGCTGATTTTGAGATTGAACCGGATAAAAATATAATAAATATAAGGTCCGCTGCTCAAACTGGTTGGTATGACTTTGGAGTGAATAGAAAAAGATTGGAAAAAATAAGAGAAGCCTTAAAATAA
- a CDS encoding SAM-dependent methyltransferase, whose protein sequence is MFIYTIVNIGSEKSLKEEVALKYPELSFAYSRPGYITFKDNSGKLNIDSKLNLVFARAYGISLGRTNPENLEEEISKYKADVTHRFSLISDEKSGETANLGDTILDVIEVKDGEFWLGMRKVYADSWRVIGANPNLILPEAAPSRAYLKIAEALIWTNYEYRGEESVLELGSAPGGASYAMLERGFKVYGVDNALMDEDLLKNPNFKHIKEPMQKVQDNDVPRPCHLLVSDVNVLPSLILSQLKRFMSIRPGIHTVFYTLKIGDKISVKEVLKHIDTFKTFGFKEVRATQLPSNKSEIMLYGKK, encoded by the coding sequence ATGTTTATTTATACAATAGTTAATATTGGAAGTGAAAAATCTTTAAAAGAGGAGGTTGCTTTAAAATATCCTGAACTGAGTTTTGCATACTCTAGACCAGGATATATAACATTTAAAGATAACAGTGGAAAATTAAATATAGATAGTAAACTTAATTTAGTTTTTGCTAGAGCGTATGGAATCTCTTTAGGTAGAACGAACCCTGAAAATTTAGAAGAGGAGATTTCAAAGTATAAAGCAGATGTGACTCATAGATTCTCTCTTATATCAGACGAAAAATCTGGAGAAACAGCTAATTTAGGAGATACGATTTTAGATGTTATTGAGGTTAAAGATGGAGAGTTCTGGTTAGGAATGAGAAAGGTTTATGCAGATTCGTGGAGAGTTATTGGAGCTAACCCAAATCTTATACTTCCTGAGGCTGCACCTTCAAGAGCTTACTTAAAAATAGCTGAAGCTCTTATTTGGACTAATTATGAGTACAGAGGTGAGGAGAGTGTTCTTGAACTAGGTTCAGCTCCTGGTGGAGCAAGCTATGCAATGCTCGAGAGAGGCTTTAAGGTATACGGTGTAGATAATGCCCTTATGGATGAGGATCTTTTAAAGAATCCAAACTTTAAACATATAAAAGAACCTATGCAAAAAGTTCAGGATAACGATGTTCCAAGACCTTGTCATCTTTTAGTTTCAGATGTAAATGTTTTACCATCACTTATTTTAAGCCAACTTAAAAGATTTATGTCTATAAGGCCAGGAATTCACACGGTATTTTATACTTTAAAAATAGGAGATAAAATCTCTGTAAAAGAAGTTCTAAAACATATTGATACATTTAAAACATTCGGTTTTAAAGAGGTTAGAGCAACTCAACTGCCAAGTAATAAATCAGAAATCATGCTTTATGGAAAAAAATAG